The following are from one region of the Prevotella communis genome:
- a CDS encoding helix-turn-helix domain-containing protein: MQISKYMLASDRDALWGLTATTIGYEEIGPNDPYPTRGHADGYYFELEKGRVLSEYQLLYIIEGEGIFHSRTVPEVHLKEGDFFLLFPGEWHSYHPVGPKGWKKYWIGFKGENMDARVRAGFLSPTKPVYHVGFSDAVVSLYKQAYKTAQEEAAYSQQLMAGIVNHLIGMMYSLERNIELKSRNQTHVDMINKARLRIRESLESSLTIQEVAEELGVSYSNFRKLFKEHTGLSPATYQQDLRLQRAKELLSTTDMSIKEIAYQLNFESPDYFSAKFKLKTGRKPSELRNQ, translated from the coding sequence ATGCAGATAAGTAAATATATGCTGGCCAGCGACCGTGATGCCCTGTGGGGACTCACAGCAACGACAATTGGCTATGAAGAGATAGGGCCCAACGACCCTTATCCTACTAGAGGTCATGCTGACGGCTACTATTTTGAACTGGAGAAAGGACGAGTCCTGTCTGAATATCAGTTGCTTTATATCATCGAAGGTGAAGGTATCTTCCACAGTCGCACCGTACCTGAGGTGCACCTGAAGGAGGGCGACTTCTTCCTGCTTTTCCCTGGCGAGTGGCACAGCTATCACCCCGTAGGTCCGAAGGGCTGGAAGAAATACTGGATTGGTTTCAAGGGCGAAAACATGGACGCACGCGTCAGGGCTGGTTTCCTGTCACCCACCAAGCCTGTCTATCACGTGGGCTTCTCGGATGCGGTGGTGAGCCTCTACAAACAGGCTTACAAGACGGCGCAGGAAGAGGCGGCCTACTCGCAGCAGCTGATGGCCGGCATCGTGAACCACCTGATTGGCATGATGTATTCGCTGGAGCGCAACATAGAACTGAAGAGCCGCAACCAGACGCATGTGGACATGATCAACAAGGCGCGTCTGCGCATCCGCGAATCACTGGAGAGTTCGCTCACCATTCAAGAGGTGGCCGAGGAACTGGGTGTCAGCTACTCTAATTTCCGCAAGTTGTTCAAGGAACATACGGGATTGTCGCCTGCCACCTATCAGCAGGACCTGCGCCTGCAGCGTGCCAAGGAGCTGCTTTCCACGACGGATATGAGCATCAAGGAAATAGCCTACCAACTCAATTTCGAGTCGCCCGACTATTTCTCTGCCAAGTTTAAGCTCAAGACTGGTAGGAAGCCCAGTGAACTACGTAATCAATGA
- a CDS encoding ATP-binding protein, producing the protein MIKRHIITLILALSALTAMTAAPQGRHGRPYTEADPLVMVCDWSFPPYELNKNGTPTGYCVEVMDAILNKLEIPHRFEMRDWTKAIEAFENGQADMIHALDVVYDKPPYVQTQNFMTFYKIEVAYRDDTPPLRSLKQLTSGDTIVVKNNDYAAVYLNQQEFRPYHVRYENPHDALVALSNGEIKYYLWGSMPLRQEIQEMALDNVRTCDVDIPTGELHFTSTDEELINDIDEEFARMMQEGELEVITDKWFHPERIHHNTPRYVFFIIGLVVMLIIVFMILSHLLRRQIRKKAEKTRDLGNIMAQALSMGRFYVIEHNQATGQISNVYGNLVPEEGMDVEEFFDQIAPSDVEHARSVYGHLLKNAKQPFDLDFKWNGRQLHGNSIAEMEGDQLTHIINIVKDITLEVEQDSANKELANRYSRIFHSNAIAMSFYDASGKLIDFNDSMRELCVFTEESEAYFRKTCMFDAPLLQTDFDRTSKHSFHVCQRMYYPEIGIDKYLDFRIRPTFDDQDHLLYYIVTSRDVTAEREMDLEQRKHEKKLKQISKRVSRYEHELNYLLKNGNMFVWSISFKTMEIIFSRSLSSYEFKESFEDYLNSMFEDERAAAASNLKALMESRQPFNNTHHFLSTPIDNGPQWYAISGMPIIEDDGECTGYFGVLKNVNDLMTVQEQLKKERTRAEASGTMKSAFLANMTHEIRTPLNAIVGFSDLLQIIDEPADRQEFIRIIRNNCDMLLRLINDILEASGTGQTLAIAPTDVDFSQVFDDICQTLAQRVQEPGVEFLKENPYPTLNTTLDKGRVQQVITNFVTNAVKYTREGHIKVGYRKQDEGLYIYCEDTGAGIPKDKQASVFERFVKLNDFVQGTGLGLSICKTIAERCNGKIGVFSEGEGKGSTFWLWIPCELNKD; encoded by the coding sequence ATGATCAAGAGACACATCATCACACTGATCCTGGCACTGTCAGCGCTCACCGCCATGACAGCAGCACCGCAAGGCAGGCACGGACGTCCGTATACGGAGGCCGACCCGCTGGTGATGGTGTGCGACTGGAGTTTCCCGCCCTACGAGCTCAACAAGAATGGCACGCCCACGGGCTACTGCGTGGAGGTGATGGATGCCATCCTCAACAAGCTGGAGATACCCCACCGCTTCGAGATGCGCGACTGGACCAAGGCGATCGAGGCTTTTGAAAACGGACAGGCCGACATGATTCACGCCCTGGACGTGGTCTATGACAAGCCACCGTATGTACAGACGCAGAACTTCATGACGTTCTATAAGATTGAGGTGGCCTATCGCGATGACACCCCGCCACTGCGCTCGCTGAAGCAGTTGACCAGCGGGGACACCATCGTGGTCAAGAACAACGACTATGCGGCCGTATACCTGAACCAGCAGGAGTTCCGTCCGTATCATGTCAGATACGAGAATCCCCACGATGCCCTGGTGGCACTGTCGAACGGCGAGATCAAGTACTACCTATGGGGCAGCATGCCCCTGCGGCAGGAGATTCAGGAGATGGCGCTCGACAATGTGAGGACCTGCGACGTGGACATCCCCACCGGTGAACTGCACTTCACGAGTACGGACGAGGAACTGATCAACGACATCGACGAGGAGTTTGCCCGCATGATGCAGGAAGGCGAGCTGGAGGTGATCACTGACAAGTGGTTCCACCCGGAGCGCATCCACCACAACACGCCCAGATACGTGTTCTTCATCATCGGCCTGGTGGTGATGCTGATTATCGTCTTCATGATTCTCAGTCACTTGCTCAGACGTCAGATCAGGAAAAAGGCGGAGAAAACACGAGACCTTGGAAATATCATGGCGCAGGCTCTGAGCATGGGCCGTTTCTACGTCATTGAGCATAACCAGGCTACCGGACAGATTAGTAATGTCTATGGCAACCTGGTGCCTGAGGAAGGCATGGACGTGGAGGAGTTCTTCGACCAGATAGCCCCATCCGACGTAGAACATGCCCGTTCGGTCTATGGTCACCTGCTGAAGAATGCCAAACAGCCGTTCGACCTGGACTTCAAATGGAACGGACGTCAGTTGCATGGCAACTCTATTGCTGAGATGGAGGGCGACCAACTGACGCATATCATCAATATCGTGAAGGATATCACGCTCGAGGTGGAGCAGGACAGCGCCAATAAGGAGCTGGCCAACAGATACAGCAGGATATTCCACTCGAATGCTATCGCGATGTCGTTCTATGATGCCAGCGGCAAGCTCATCGACTTCAACGACAGCATGCGCGAGCTCTGTGTATTCACCGAGGAGAGTGAGGCATACTTCAGGAAGACCTGCATGTTTGACGCGCCCCTGCTGCAGACCGACTTCGACCGCACTAGCAAGCACTCGTTCCACGTGTGCCAGCGCATGTACTACCCTGAGATTGGCATCGACAAATACCTGGACTTCAGAATACGTCCTACCTTCGATGACCAGGACCACCTGCTGTATTATATCGTCACCTCGCGCGACGTCACCGCAGAGCGTGAGATGGACCTGGAGCAGCGCAAGCACGAGAAGAAGCTGAAACAGATCAGCAAGCGGGTGAGCCGCTATGAGCACGAGCTGAACTACCTGCTGAAGAATGGTAACATGTTTGTATGGTCCATCAGTTTCAAGACGATGGAGATTATCTTCTCAAGGTCGCTGTCGTCGTATGAATTCAAGGAGTCGTTTGAGGACTACCTGAACTCAATGTTTGAGGACGAGCGGGCTGCTGCCGCAAGCAACCTCAAGGCACTGATGGAGTCGAGGCAGCCGTTTAACAACACCCACCATTTCCTGTCGACACCCATCGACAACGGACCACAGTGGTATGCCATCAGTGGTATGCCCATTATTGAGGACGACGGCGAGTGCACGGGCTATTTCGGTGTGCTGAAGAATGTGAACGACCTGATGACGGTGCAGGAGCAACTGAAGAAGGAGCGTACCAGGGCAGAGGCATCGGGCACCATGAAGAGTGCGTTCCTGGCCAATATGACCCACGAGATACGTACGCCGCTAAATGCCATCGTAGGTTTCAGTGACCTGCTCCAGATTATCGACGAGCCGGCAGACCGTCAGGAGTTTATCCGCATCATACGCAACAACTGCGACATGCTGCTCCGACTTATCAACGATATTCTGGAAGCATCTGGCACAGGACAGACACTGGCTATCGCGCCTACTGACGTGGACTTCTCGCAGGTGTTCGACGATATCTGTCAGACACTGGCACAGCGTGTGCAGGAGCCCGGCGTGGAGTTCCTCAAGGAGAACCCCTACCCCACGCTCAACACCACACTGGACAAGGGACGCGTGCAACAGGTGATTACCAACTTCGTGACCAATGCGGTGAAATATACCCGCGAGGGACATATCAAGGTGGGGTACCGCAAGCAGGACGAAGGACTCTATATCTACTGCGAAGATACTGGTGCAGGCATCCCGAAGGACAAGCAGGCCAGCGTCTTTGAGCGTTTCGTCAAACTGAACGACTTCGTACAGGGCACGGGTCTGGGACTGAGTATCTGCAAGACCATTGCCGAACGGTGCAACGGAAAGATTGGCGTGTTCAGCGAGGGCGAGGGCAAAGGCTCTACCTTCTGGCTGTGGATTCCCTGTGAACTCAATAAAGACTAA